A genome region from Thermoplasmata archaeon includes the following:
- a CDS encoding radical SAM protein: protein MPSAKSTGTRSPATSPPRVLLVDPYLAREDPMERKFVELYPSLGLLTLGAYLRSHDCAVSMVDLTFARDVRPVEAGIRSFRPDIVGVHTKTLTHDRAAEIARLARAAGVHSVAGGPDSASRPEFYLDAGFDFVVTGEGEATSVALAQGLATGAEIAGMPGVVLRRAGRTVHGPSRPVIRELDDLPLPAWDLIDMDGYLERWQRRTGERRSAVLTSRGCPFDCSWCSKPTFGRTFRQQSPQRVVRELQALHQRYGVDYVRFCDDVFGISRAWLDELLDRMEAADLHLKFECLARVDLLKPDLLKRMREAGLERVYVGVESGSQKMLDLMNRGTRLAQVERAAEALRAEGIRQFWFLMLGYPGESLADIEATLQLFRRFSPEEYSVSIAVPVPGTRFHEAVKDRLTGHSTPSRRSGGSTLLYEATYPEHLYRWEQARFGLEAALGKARGKLSDRVVDRIGHVADRFHERVATPLLMGDGTSGEPEPPPVELPLLPPPRRRSSSGSKP, encoded by the coding sequence GTGCCTAGCGCAAAGTCCACGGGCACCCGCTCCCCCGCGACGAGCCCTCCCCGGGTCCTGCTCGTCGATCCGTACCTCGCGCGCGAGGACCCGATGGAGCGCAAGTTCGTGGAACTGTATCCTTCGCTCGGCCTTCTGACGTTGGGAGCGTACCTCCGGTCGCACGACTGCGCGGTCTCCATGGTCGACCTCACGTTCGCCCGTGACGTCCGCCCGGTCGAGGCGGGGATCCGCTCGTTTCGGCCCGATATCGTCGGGGTCCACACGAAGACGCTCACGCACGACCGGGCGGCCGAGATCGCGCGGCTGGCGCGTGCCGCGGGGGTCCATTCGGTAGCCGGGGGTCCGGACTCGGCGAGCCGGCCGGAGTTCTACCTCGATGCCGGGTTCGACTTCGTCGTGACCGGCGAAGGCGAAGCGACCTCGGTCGCGCTCGCCCAGGGGCTGGCCACGGGTGCCGAGATCGCCGGGATGCCCGGCGTCGTTCTGCGCAGGGCCGGCCGCACCGTGCACGGTCCTTCCCGGCCGGTGATCCGGGAGCTGGACGATCTTCCGCTCCCCGCTTGGGACCTGATTGATATGGACGGCTACCTCGAGCGCTGGCAGCGCCGAACGGGCGAGCGGCGTTCCGCCGTGCTCACCTCGCGCGGATGTCCGTTCGACTGCTCCTGGTGCTCGAAGCCGACGTTCGGCCGGACCTTCCGCCAGCAATCGCCTCAACGCGTGGTCCGCGAGCTCCAGGCACTCCACCAGCGGTACGGCGTCGACTATGTCCGGTTCTGCGACGATGTCTTTGGCATCTCTCGAGCGTGGCTCGACGAGCTCTTGGACCGCATGGAGGCCGCGGACCTCCACCTCAAGTTCGAGTGCCTCGCCCGCGTCGATCTCCTGAAGCCGGACCTCCTGAAGCGCATGCGCGAGGCCGGCCTCGAGCGGGTCTACGTCGGGGTCGAATCCGGAAGCCAGAAGATGCTCGACCTGATGAACCGCGGGACGCGCCTCGCCCAGGTCGAGCGCGCGGCCGAGGCGCTTCGCGCGGAAGGGATCCGACAGTTCTGGTTCCTGATGCTCGGGTACCCGGGGGAGTCCCTCGCGGATATCGAAGCGACGCTCCAGCTCTTCCGACGATTCAGTCCGGAAGAGTACTCGGTATCGATCGCGGTGCCAGTCCCGGGAACGCGATTTCATGAGGCCGTGAAGGACCGATTGACCGGGCATTCGACCCCGAGCCGGAGATCCGGGGGCAGCACCCTGCTGTACGAGGCCACCTACCCGGAGCACCTCTACCGGTGGGAGCAGGCCCGCTTCGGGCTGGAGGCTGCTCTCGGGAAGGCCCGCGGGAAGCTTTCGGACCGGGTTGTCGATCGGATCGGGCATGTCGCCGACCGCTTCCACGAACGGGTAGCCACGCCGTTGCTCATGGGCGACGGAACCTCGGGGGAACCCGAGCCGCCTCCGGTAGAGCTCCCGCTCCTGCCCCCTCCCCGCCGGCGCTCGTCGAGCGGGTCGAAACCGTAG
- the sufB gene encoding Fe-S cluster assembly protein SufB, translating to MAQGAQEFIPLDYTRYDFKDPETYKLRSGKGLSVETIHQISDWKKEPDWLREYRLRAYEHFVKRPMPDWGPKLDELDFDSYTFYAAPMGEDEPKRKWEDLPADIRNTFDKLGIPKAERDFFGGVGAQYDSGTVYHKLREDLEKKGIIFCDTDTAVREHPDIVRKYFGKIVPYNDNKFSALNSAVWSGGSFVYIPPGVDCGIPLQAYFRINAKNVGQFERTLIIADKGAKIHYIEGCTAPIYSTDSLHAAVVEVVAEPYAKVRYTTVQNWSKNVYNLVTKRAVAYENSLVEWVDGNMGSKITMKYPSVYLKGRGARADILSVAFASAGQIIDSGAKAVHSAPDTSSKIISKSIAIRGGQTSYRGLLHVAKGATGVKAAVRCDALLPDDMSRSDTYPYNEIHEEDATITHEAVVGKIGEEQIFYLMSRGLTESDAIHLILMGFLAEFSKELPVDYALELNRLIQLEMIGAVG from the coding sequence ATGGCGCAGGGAGCTCAGGAGTTCATTCCGCTCGACTATACTCGCTACGACTTCAAGGACCCGGAGACGTACAAACTCCGCTCCGGGAAGGGCCTCTCGGTCGAAACGATCCACCAGATCTCCGATTGGAAGAAGGAGCCGGACTGGCTCCGGGAGTACCGCCTGCGCGCCTACGAGCATTTCGTCAAGCGCCCGATGCCCGACTGGGGTCCCAAGCTCGACGAGCTCGATTTCGACTCCTATACGTTCTACGCCGCCCCGATGGGCGAGGACGAGCCCAAGCGCAAGTGGGAGGACCTGCCCGCGGACATCAGGAACACGTTCGACAAGCTTGGGATCCCCAAAGCCGAGCGCGACTTCTTCGGGGGCGTCGGGGCCCAATACGACAGCGGTACCGTCTACCACAAGCTCCGCGAAGACCTCGAGAAGAAGGGGATCATCTTCTGCGACACGGATACGGCGGTGCGGGAGCACCCCGACATCGTCCGGAAGTACTTCGGCAAGATCGTTCCGTACAACGACAACAAGTTCTCCGCGCTCAACAGCGCCGTCTGGTCCGGAGGCAGCTTCGTGTACATACCGCCCGGGGTCGACTGCGGCATCCCGCTGCAGGCCTACTTCCGCATCAACGCGAAGAACGTCGGGCAGTTCGAACGCACGCTGATCATCGCCGACAAGGGCGCCAAGATCCACTACATCGAGGGCTGCACCGCTCCGATCTACTCGACGGACTCGCTGCACGCGGCCGTCGTCGAGGTCGTCGCCGAACCGTACGCCAAGGTGCGCTACACGACCGTGCAGAACTGGTCGAAGAACGTGTACAACCTGGTGACGAAGCGGGCCGTGGCGTACGAGAACTCGCTCGTCGAGTGGGTCGATGGCAATATGGGCTCGAAGATCACGATGAAGTACCCCTCCGTCTACCTCAAGGGTCGCGGCGCGCGCGCCGATATTCTCTCGGTCGCCTTCGCGAGCGCCGGTCAGATCATCGACAGCGGGGCGAAGGCGGTGCACTCGGCACCGGACACCTCGAGCAAGATCATTTCGAAGTCGATCGCGATCCGGGGCGGCCAGACGAGCTACCGCGGCCTCCTCCACGTCGCGAAGGGAGCCACCGGGGTCAAGGCCGCCGTCCGCTGCGACGCCCTGCTCCCCGACGACATGAGCCGGTCGGACACGTACCCGTACAACGAGATCCACGAAGAGGACGCGACGATCACGCACGAGGCCGTGGTCGGCAAGATCGGCGAGGAGCAGATCTTCTACCTCATGAGCCGCGGGCTCACGGAGTCGGACGCGATCCACCTGATCCTGATGGGATTCCTCGCCGAGTTCTCCAAGGAGCTGCCCGTCGACTACGCGCTCGAGCTCAACCGTCTCATCCAGCTCGAGATGATCGGCGCGGTCGGTTAG
- a CDS encoding 4Fe-4S binding protein, protein MVTIDSDTCVLCGLCTGVCPPNAMELTPTRLEVLSHCTECGWCVAYCPVGAISGGRPVPRGRRTRA, encoded by the coding sequence ATGGTGACGATCGATTCGGACACCTGCGTGCTCTGCGGGCTGTGCACGGGGGTTTGCCCGCCCAATGCGATGGAGCTCACCCCGACCCGCCTCGAGGTCCTCTCCCACTGCACGGAGTGCGGGTGGTGTGTCGCATACTGCCCCGTCGGAGCCATCTCGGGGGGTCGCCCGGTTCCCCGCGGGAGGCGGACGCGTGCCTAG
- a CDS encoding iron-sulfur cluster assembly scaffold protein, which yields MAYDLYQEMILLHYRNPKNFGPLPSADLEGAESNPTCGDHIEVRLKLDPDHRKVEEIRFTGDGCAISVASTSLLTVQVAGKSLEEVRAITRDDVLKLLGIPLSPVRLKCALTGFAALGKALHSSGPSTIRPTAQGA from the coding sequence ATGGCGTACGACCTGTATCAGGAGATGATCTTGCTTCACTACCGGAACCCGAAGAACTTCGGCCCCCTACCCTCCGCGGACCTGGAGGGCGCTGAATCCAACCCTACCTGCGGGGACCATATCGAGGTGCGACTCAAGCTCGACCCCGACCACCGCAAGGTCGAGGAGATCCGCTTCACCGGCGACGGATGTGCGATCAGTGTCGCGAGCACCTCCCTCCTGACGGTCCAGGTCGCGGGAAAGTCGCTGGAGGAGGTCCGAGCCATCACCCGAGACGACGTCCTCAAGCTGCTCGGGATCCCCCTCTCCCCCGTGCGCTTGAAGTGCGCTCTGACGGGATTCGCGGCGCTCGGCAAGGCGCTGCACTCCTCCGGCCCATCCACGATCCGTCCCACCGCCCAGGGAGCGTAA
- a CDS encoding SufD family Fe-S cluster assembly protein, translated as MATATTQRPWLREEEVRDLSESLADPEAVAQHRAEAYRLFLELPMEPNPLYRHYGYFSGVDLSGIDPVAHGASVALPPALPDAVRIVHDGSGTRIEIPPALRELGVSANALIDSWKAGATALPTLMRGSETPADRLSALSIALLNRGYRLEIPDRCPTPIRVQDITVLSQAHEAQSIRRSIRIGERAQVLITEELYCHGPVPTEQRFYGSSVDYDLAAEAKVVHLSVHAPDGRTVSFYRRSATTERRSRLAWIWAGLGGFSTRGRNQTTLIGNGSSVDDLQTFYGRDHQSYDSDVHITHRGEDTHGQSITRGVFRDESRGMSRGLVRIEPLARKTLSYISEHAMLLSRGARSDTIPILEILCPDVKATHSTSVAPVDPEKIFYLESRGISPSESVRAIGEGFLSYVLDRAPIAGLRETLYPLLAARWEGKEIDWGDPAYPPLPELEVAGTAAAPDWRFDAKLR; from the coding sequence ATGGCGACGGCGACGACGCAGCGACCATGGCTCCGGGAGGAAGAGGTTCGGGATCTCTCCGAATCGCTCGCCGACCCGGAGGCGGTGGCTCAGCACCGAGCCGAGGCCTATCGGCTCTTCCTCGAGCTCCCCATGGAACCCAACCCGCTGTACCGCCACTATGGGTACTTCTCGGGGGTCGACCTGAGCGGCATCGATCCGGTCGCCCATGGAGCGTCCGTGGCGCTCCCGCCGGCGCTGCCCGACGCAGTCCGCATCGTCCATGATGGGTCGGGGACCCGCATCGAGATCCCTCCCGCGCTGCGCGAACTCGGCGTAAGCGCGAACGCTTTGATCGACTCCTGGAAGGCCGGCGCGACGGCGCTCCCCACACTGATGCGCGGCTCGGAGACCCCCGCGGATCGTCTCTCGGCGCTCAGCATCGCGCTCCTGAACCGTGGGTACCGGCTCGAGATCCCGGACCGATGCCCGACACCGATCCGGGTCCAGGACATCACCGTGCTCTCGCAGGCGCACGAGGCCCAGTCGATCCGCCGATCGATCCGGATCGGCGAGCGCGCGCAGGTCCTCATTACCGAGGAACTCTATTGCCACGGGCCGGTCCCCACCGAGCAGCGCTTCTACGGCTCGTCGGTCGACTACGATCTCGCGGCCGAGGCGAAGGTCGTCCACCTCTCGGTGCACGCTCCGGATGGTCGGACCGTCTCGTTCTACCGTCGCTCGGCGACGACCGAGCGCCGCAGCCGCCTCGCGTGGATCTGGGCCGGTCTCGGAGGGTTCTCGACGCGCGGACGCAACCAGACGACGCTGATCGGGAATGGATCGAGCGTCGACGATCTACAGACCTTCTACGGAAGGGATCACCAATCCTACGACAGCGATGTGCACATCACGCACCGTGGCGAGGACACGCACGGCCAGTCGATCACGCGGGGGGTCTTCCGAGACGAATCGCGCGGGATGAGCCGCGGCCTCGTCCGGATCGAGCCGCTGGCGCGCAAGACGCTGAGCTACATCTCCGAACATGCGATGCTCCTCTCGCGAGGGGCGCGCTCGGACACGATCCCGATCCTCGAGATCCTTTGCCCCGACGTCAAGGCGACGCACTCCACCAGCGTCGCTCCGGTGGACCCGGAGAAGATCTTCTACCTAGAATCCCGAGGGATCAGTCCGTCGGAGTCCGTGCGGGCGATCGGGGAGGGTTTCCTATCCTACGTGCTCGACCGCGCGCCGATCGCCGGCCTGCGGGAGACCCTGTATCCCCTCCTCGCCGCCCGCTGGGAGGGAAAGGAGATCGACTGGGGAGACCCGGCGTACCCTCCGCTCCCCGAACTCGAGGTGGCGGGCACGGCCGCGGCTCCCGATTGGCGCTTCGACGCGAAGCTCCGGTAG